A stretch of Spirosoma oryzicola DNA encodes these proteins:
- the purQ gene encoding phosphoribosylformylglycinamidine synthase subunit PurQ — MKFGVVVFPGSNCDQDAVDTLELMDQEVVKLWHKDHDLQGCDFIILPGGFSYGDYLRTGAVARFSPIMNEVIAHANRGGYLMGICNGFQILAEARLVPGVLLQNSNQQYICKNIYLKPQSSDALLTAGLDSGKAYKIPMAHGDGRFFADADTLKALNDNDQVLFRYCDEAGVITESANPNGSLENIAGVTNKGKNVFGMMPHPERAADPNLGNTDGRLILEQILKTIPV, encoded by the coding sequence ATGAAATTTGGCGTTGTTGTTTTCCCCGGCTCTAACTGTGATCAGGACGCCGTCGATACGCTGGAACTGATGGACCAGGAAGTCGTTAAGCTCTGGCACAAAGACCACGACCTGCAAGGTTGCGACTTTATCATTCTGCCCGGTGGCTTTTCGTACGGCGACTACCTCCGTACGGGTGCGGTAGCGCGGTTCTCGCCGATCATGAATGAAGTTATTGCGCATGCCAACCGGGGCGGTTACCTCATGGGTATTTGCAATGGCTTCCAGATCCTGGCCGAAGCCCGCCTGGTTCCGGGGGTATTGTTGCAGAATTCCAATCAGCAGTATATCTGCAAAAACATTTACCTGAAACCGCAATCCTCCGACGCCTTGTTGACGGCAGGACTTGACTCGGGTAAAGCGTATAAAATACCGATGGCCCACGGCGACGGTCGTTTCTTTGCCGACGCAGACACGCTCAAAGCGTTGAACGATAACGATCAGGTGCTATTCCGTTACTGTGACGAAGCGGGCGTGATCACCGAATCGGCTAACCCGAATGGTAGTCTGGAAAATATCGCGGGCGTTACCAACAAAGGCAAAAACGTTTTCGGCATGATGCCTCACCCCGAACGCGCTGCGGACCCCAATCTTGGCAACACCGACGGTCGGCTGATTCTGGAGCAGATTCTAAAGACAATTCCCGTCTAA
- a CDS encoding alkene reductase: MAQKLFSEAKLGNLTLQNHIVMAPMTRNRATADHIPTDIMATYYAQRASVGLIITEGVGPSPNGEGYARIPGIHNAAQIAGWKKVTEAVHAKGGKIFAQIMHTGRVSHSIHLSENAEVVAPSAVAAAGEIYTDTEGMKPFPTPRALTTEEVKQTVQEYVTAAKNAIEAGFDGVEIHGANGYLIDQFISPNTNQRTDEYGGSFENRSRFLLEVAEAAGQAIGLDKVGVRVSPYGVFNDIKPFDDVDQTFTYIAQKLNEIGIVYLHLVDHTSMGAPIVPDTIVSAIREAYKGTLILSGGYDAERAETVLESGLADLVAFGRPLIANPDFVERLQSGSELNQPDFSTFYTPGEKGFIDYPVLEEVNR, translated from the coding sequence ATGGCACAGAAACTTTTCTCAGAAGCCAAACTTGGTAACCTGACGCTCCAGAACCACATCGTGATGGCACCGATGACGCGCAACCGGGCCACCGCCGATCATATACCCACCGACATTATGGCGACTTACTACGCGCAACGGGCGTCAGTTGGTCTGATCATTACCGAAGGTGTTGGCCCATCGCCCAATGGTGAAGGCTACGCCCGGATTCCGGGAATTCACAATGCCGCGCAAATCGCAGGCTGGAAAAAAGTAACGGAGGCTGTTCACGCCAAAGGTGGAAAAATCTTTGCGCAGATCATGCACACGGGACGCGTTAGTCACTCGATTCATTTGTCGGAAAATGCAGAAGTCGTAGCGCCATCGGCAGTAGCCGCGGCTGGCGAAATCTATACCGATACCGAAGGCATGAAGCCTTTCCCAACACCCCGCGCTCTGACGACGGAAGAAGTAAAGCAGACCGTTCAAGAATACGTAACGGCGGCTAAAAATGCCATCGAAGCGGGTTTTGACGGCGTTGAAATACACGGAGCCAACGGTTATCTGATCGATCAGTTTATCAGTCCGAATACAAACCAGCGGACCGATGAATACGGCGGCAGCTTTGAAAACCGCAGCCGTTTCCTGCTTGAAGTTGCTGAAGCAGCCGGACAAGCCATTGGACTGGATAAAGTAGGTGTTCGGGTGTCGCCTTACGGTGTTTTCAACGACATTAAGCCCTTCGACGACGTTGATCAAACATTCACATACATTGCGCAGAAGTTAAACGAGATTGGTATTGTTTATCTTCACCTTGTCGATCATACGTCGATGGGAGCGCCGATTGTACCGGATACGATTGTCAGCGCGATCCGTGAAGCGTACAAAGGTACGTTGATCCTGAGCGGTGGATACGATGCCGAACGCGCTGAGACAGTTCTCGAAAGCGGCTTAGCTGATCTGGTAGCGTTTGGTCGGCCTTTGATCGCCAATCCTGATTTCGTTGAGCGTCTGCAAAGCGGTAGCGAATTGAATCAGCCGGATTTTTCTACGTTCTACACGCCCGGTGAGAAAGGCTTTATCGATTATCCGGTCCTGGAAGAAGTGAACCGGTAA